The following DNA comes from Chryseobacterium gallinarum.
AAAAAAGTGGTAGTAGCCATTAATAAAATGGATATGGTGGATTATTCAAAAGAGATTTTTGAAAACATCAAAGCAGAATATTCTCATATTGCAGAAAGTCTTGGCCTGAAGGATGTAACTTATTTTCCAATCTCGGCATTTAACGGAGACAATATTGTTTCTCTATCGTCCAATACAGATTGGTATAAAGGAAAACCCCTCCTTGAATATTTGGAAGAAGTAAATATTGACCAGGAGAAGAATAAAGGAAACCGCTTTCAGGTTCAATATGTGATTCGTCCACAAACTGAAGAACTGCATGATTATAGAGGATATGCCGGACAGGTTTTAAGCGGAAGTTTTCAAAAAGGAGACCAGATTCACATTCTTCCGGCAGGTATTGCTACGAAAATATCTTCCATTGAAATCAATGGAGCCGAAGTAGAGCAAGCTTTTGAAGGGCAGCCTGTCATTATACGTGTAGAAAATGATATTGATATCAGCAGGGGAGATTTCTTTACCACTACGGAAGAGCTTCCTCAGGTAGAAAAAGAGTTGGAAGGATTGTTGTGCTGGGTAGATGAAAAAGCGCTTCAGCCGGGTAATAAATATCTGATACAGCATCACAGCCGGTTATTGAAAGCAGTGGTCAAAGAAATCGATTATAAAATTGATGTCAACACCCTGGAACATGAAGAAGTAAAAGGAGAGGTGAAGCTCAATGAGATTGCAAAAGTCAGAATCAGGACGGCACAGCCGTTGGTGTTTGATGATTTTATCAGCAACAAAACAACCGGATCTGCAATTTTGGTGGATGAAACGTCCAATGCCACTGTTGCAGCCATAATAATTCAGTAAATGCCTGTTTCATTAGATTTTATCGGAAATATTCTTCAAAATAAAAAGCTGGGTTCTCATGGTTTTTTTGATAAAACCAAGATGGAAACTTTTGTGACGGGATTATACAATACGCTGTTTCTTCCACAGCATATTGATACTGAAGAACAGTTGCAGCAGGATTTTGAGAAATTGAATAAAGCGCTTTTTGAACTTATTTTAAGTGGAGTTAATCATGATGAAAGTTGGGCTAAAAAGCAAACAGAAGTTTTTTTTGATGAATTGTCCAACATTTACCATACGCTCATTTTAGATGCCGGATCCATTCTGGAATTTGATCCTGCGACAGAATCTCTGGAAGAAATACTTCTTTCTTATCCCGGTTTTTTTGCAACCTATGTGTACAGGATTTCTCACCAGCTCTGGATGCAGGAAGTGAATACATTGCCGCGTGTTATTTCAGAATATGGCCATAGCAAAACAGGTGTGGATATTCATCCGGGAGCTGAAATCGGAAAACATTTTTTCATCGATCATGGAACCGGTATTGTCATCGGAGAAACAACGGTAATCGGAGATCATGTTAAAATTTATCAGGGAGTTACTCTGGGAGCATTGAATGTTTCCAAAGAATTTGCCAACCAAAAAAGACATCCCAATATTGAAGATAATGTCATCATTTATTCCGGGGCAACTATTTTAGGAGGAAATACTACAGTAGGAAAAGACAGTATTATTGGAGGAAATGTTTGGATCACCCAAAATGTACCGGCTAATTCCCTGGTCTACAACAAAAGCGAAATAAAAATAAAGGATAACGGGCCCCTTCCCGAATCTTTAACATTTGTAATATAAAAAATAACATAAATTGAATAGATATGAAGTTCCAAAACACATTAGAAGCGATCGGAAATACACCGGTAGTCAGAATCAACAAACTTTTCGGAGCCGATCATGAAGTCTGGATTAAACTGGAAAAAAACAATCCCGGAGGAAGTATCAAGGATAGAATTGCTTTGGCGATGATTGAAGATGCAGAATCGAAAGGCCTGTTAAATAAGGATAGTGTCATTATAGAACCTACCAGCGGAAATACAGGAATAGGACTGGCATTGGTAGCTGCCGTAAAAAACTATAAGCTGATTCTGGTGATGCCTGAAAGTATGAGCCTTGAGCGCCGTAAAATTATGGAATCATACGGAGCAGAATTTGTGTTAACACCCAGAGAAAAAGGGATGAAAGGGGCAATTGAAAAAGCAGAAGAACTGTCAAAAGAAACTCCCAATTCATGGATTCCGAGACAATTTGACAACCCGGCTAATGTAAAAGCTCATACAGAAACTACTGCTCAGGAAATTTTGAAAGATTTTCCTGAAGGATTAGATTACGTGATCACAGGAGTAGGAACGGGCGGACATATCACCGGAATCGCAAAAGTTTTGAAAGAAAAACTTCCCAATATTAAAGTAATTGCTGTAGAACCTGAATTATCTCCGGTATTGAGTGGGGGAGTTCCGGCACCACATCCTTTACAAGGTTTGGGAGCAGGATTTGTTCCTTCCATATTAGACACTGATATTCTGGATGGCATCATTAAAGTGGGAAAAGAAGAAGCTTTCACCTATACTCAGAATGCCGCTAAAAAAGAAGGCCTTTTTGTAGGAATTTCTACAGGAGCAGCTCTTGCTGCGGTAGCTCAAAAACTTCCGGAAATTCCTTCCGGCTCTAAAATACTGACGATCAACTACGACACAGGTGAAAGATACCTGTCTGTCGAAGGACTTTTCTAACCCCATTTAATTCCATACCATGATACATCCTCATACACCACAGGTTTACCTGGTGGGTGCAGGGCCTGGTGACCCTGATTTGATTACAATGAAAGCTGTAAAAGCTGTTGCTTCCGCTGATGTTATTTTGTGTGACAGGCTGGT
Coding sequences within:
- a CDS encoding sulfate adenylyltransferase subunit 1, with the translated sequence MDILRFITAGSVDDGKSTLIGRLLYDSKSILQDQLEVLEKHSKNKNEDGVDLALLTDGLRAEREQGITIDVAYRYFSTAKRKFIIADAPGHVQYTRNMVTGASNSDLMVILIDARKGVIEQTRRHSIIASLLQLKKVVVAINKMDMVDYSKEIFENIKAEYSHIAESLGLKDVTYFPISAFNGDNIVSLSSNTDWYKGKPLLEYLEEVNIDQEKNKGNRFQVQYVIRPQTEELHDYRGYAGQVLSGSFQKGDQIHILPAGIATKISSIEINGAEVEQAFEGQPVIIRVENDIDISRGDFFTTTEELPQVEKELEGLLCWVDEKALQPGNKYLIQHHSRLLKAVVKEIDYKIDVNTLEHEEVKGEVKLNEIAKVRIRTAQPLVFDDFISNKTTGSAILVDETSNATVAAIIIQ
- the epsC gene encoding serine O-acetyltransferase EpsC; the encoded protein is MPVSLDFIGNILQNKKLGSHGFFDKTKMETFVTGLYNTLFLPQHIDTEEQLQQDFEKLNKALFELILSGVNHDESWAKKQTEVFFDELSNIYHTLILDAGSILEFDPATESLEEILLSYPGFFATYVYRISHQLWMQEVNTLPRVISEYGHSKTGVDIHPGAEIGKHFFIDHGTGIVIGETTVIGDHVKIYQGVTLGALNVSKEFANQKRHPNIEDNVIIYSGATILGGNTTVGKDSIIGGNVWITQNVPANSLVYNKSEIKIKDNGPLPESLTFVI
- the cysK gene encoding cysteine synthase A; the protein is MKFQNTLEAIGNTPVVRINKLFGADHEVWIKLEKNNPGGSIKDRIALAMIEDAESKGLLNKDSVIIEPTSGNTGIGLALVAAVKNYKLILVMPESMSLERRKIMESYGAEFVLTPREKGMKGAIEKAEELSKETPNSWIPRQFDNPANVKAHTETTAQEILKDFPEGLDYVITGVGTGGHITGIAKVLKEKLPNIKVIAVEPELSPVLSGGVPAPHPLQGLGAGFVPSILDTDILDGIIKVGKEEAFTYTQNAAKKEGLFVGISTGAALAAVAQKLPEIPSGSKILTINYDTGERYLSVEGLF